One Erpetoichthys calabaricus chromosome 9, fErpCal1.3, whole genome shotgun sequence genomic region harbors:
- the LOC114657489 gene encoding uncharacterized protein LOC114657489, whose translation MYTTDNYRTARLKLPVAERHSDLQTAEDEEDDEIPKRTKRRKIANTRFDSDSYGDVCSKPKSHLPPPPKITPPQKFSKSTTKISADLGELGRNAKSMCRMHQPDSVQLHSECRYTECGRCTQEMKSLRNDYKNQSTSTVEEHLTPECVEIANTAFRHWSTSQQNDGPNQDIYGPILRNIQVKQEMMMEQVKVILKTVQDLHEKCCSDSGSDPVLEKDILPLQDLTSMQQLESDLAVGGDLKKKLITLLGIQGGIDVRDTVWRIMRQTFTNSLAKQLNWRGINGKTCFHSLHIKDIVIDAVRRNSVTSRATTQEIEMWIKRRLHLAADRDGGRRARMERQRKNSYQESGEMHVLSSHH comes from the exons ATGTACACGACAG ATAATTACAGAACTGCAAGACTGAAGCTTCCAGTTGCCGAAAGACACTCAGATTTGCAGACagcagaagatgaagaagatgatgaaattccaaaaaggacaaaaagaaggaaaat AGCAAACACAAGATTTGATAGTGATAGCTACGGTGATGTCTGTAGCAAACCCAAAAGCCATCTACCTCCACCACCCAAGATAACCCCTCctcaaaaattttcaaaatcaaCCACCAAGATATCTGCTGACCTTGGAGAACTTGGACGAAATGCAAAATCAATGTGCAGGATGCATCAACCTGACAGTGTTCAGCTACATTCTGAATGTAGGTACACTGAATGTGGAAGATGCACTCAAGAAATGAAAAGCCTgagaaatgattacaaaaatcaaAGTACATCTACAGTGGAAGAGCACCTAACCCCAGAGTGTGTGGAAATTGCAAATACTGCATTTAGACACTGGTCTACCTCACAACAAAATGATGGACCAAATCAAGACATTTATGGCC CCATTCTTCGAAACATTCAGGTTAAGCAGGAAATGATGATGGAGCAAgtcaaagtgattttaaaaaccgTACAAGACCTACATGAGAAATGCTGTAGTGACAGTGGTTCAGATCCAGTGCTGGAAAAAGACATTCTTCCACTTCAAGATCTCACATCCATGCAACAGCTTGAAAGTGACCTAGCGGTTGgtggagatttaaaaaaaaaacta ATTACATTGCTTGGGATTCAAGGAGGCATTGATGTGAGAGACACGGTGTGGAGAATCATGAGGCAAACTTTCACCAATTCATTGGCCAAACAACTTAACTGGAGGGgaataaatggaaaaacatgttttcatagcCTTCACATTAAGGATATTGTGATTG ATGCAGTACGAAGAAACTCTGTAACATCAAGAGCCACAACTCAGGAAATAGAAATGTGGATTAAGAGACGGCTTCATCTGGCTGCAGATAGGGATGGAGGGAGACGAGCAAGAATGGAGCGTCAGAGAAAGAACAGCTATCAAGAATCAG GTGAAATGCATGTTCTTTCAAGTCATCATTAA